The following are encoded together in the Pontibacter liquoris genome:
- a CDS encoding PaaI family thioesterase — MTGLPKAAEDFRILVSSPARFRLFMLSRLPMAYMAGLRVVSLTDEGATVSVPFKYLNKNPFGSIYFACLSMAAELSTGVLCMMHTYKANPAVSMLVVHMEADFTKKAVGKIVFTCPDGKRVQEAVEQTKVTGQGITVHTTSIGLNAQGEQVAAFRYTWSLKVKSPAAA, encoded by the coding sequence ATGACCGGACTACCTAAAGCTGCCGAAGACTTCCGTATACTTGTTTCCTCGCCGGCCAGGTTCCGCCTGTTCATGCTATCCCGACTGCCGATGGCCTACATGGCGGGGCTGCGTGTCGTCTCCCTTACCGATGAGGGCGCCACTGTCAGCGTCCCGTTCAAGTATCTGAACAAAAACCCGTTTGGCTCTATTTACTTTGCCTGCCTCAGCATGGCCGCCGAGCTCTCGACAGGCGTGCTCTGCATGATGCATACCTACAAGGCAAACCCGGCCGTATCGATGCTGGTGGTGCACATGGAGGCTGATTTTACCAAAAAAGCCGTAGGCAAAATTGTTTTTACCTGCCCGGATGGAAAGCGCGTGCAGGAAGCGGTGGAGCAAACAAAAGTGACCGGCCAAGGCATTACCGTACATACCACAAGTATAGGCCTGAATGCGCAGGGCGAACAGGTAGCGGCCTTTCGCTATACCTGGTCTTTGAAAGTTAAAAGCCCCGCGGCAGCCTAG